One genomic region from Colletotrichum lupini chromosome 7, complete sequence encodes:
- a CDS encoding alanine dehydrogenase/PNT domain-containing protein, with protein sequence MAQIVVIGAGVIGLSTAVRLQQEGHKVAIVAKDFPSPFETVDSKASINYTSQWGGAHNRWVIPANEMEQRDHAMALRTFRHMESQVKSNPEAGITFMPGIEYLDDPPPQYQALSEEKAQSLGLVDFRLLNPTEYPDDKVKWGCEYKTWCVNPMVYCSFLLRKFSWNGGQIFRRELRDPREAFSLKELPNVRHVVNCSGFGFGSSGQTCAVANFSPATVTRQNADGSWTFCVPRNFDGGTIVGGTKEPDNWDTEPSPEVREKLLKHFAATYPKILGDDGEFRVLKDVVGRRPTRKGGMRLEREEVGEKRTIIHAYGLGGRGFEMSWGVAEGSIGVEIEHQIQTKLIQKTSINVFSMYNTYAWSSSAMESMEISRSSDIGDERALETTVQLRPVPAWRHPLLLANSSIQVANMAQTILHLRSETKPLEHRSALTPTTTRKLVEAGYEVRVERSPVRIFDDAEFEAAGATLVPEYSWESAPSDVIIVGLKELEEKEFPLKHVHVTFLHVYKNQGGWEKTLGRFPRGGGTLLDLEFLANESGRRVAAFGFHAGFSGAALALENWAWQLTHPGEPFPAVEAYPNEDALIVDVKKALDEGIAKAGRKPRVIVIGALGRCGSGAVEMAKRAGVEDIVRWDMEETKNPGPYKEITDADIFVNCIYLSQPIPPFLNRESLQVPGRNLSVICDVSADTTNPHNPIPVYTVATTFDKPTVPVEGLENPPLSVISIDHLPSLLPRESSEAFSNDLLPTLLNLKDWRNDSVWARAEKLFQDKVALLPAELQKREA encoded by the exons ATGGCACAAATCGTGGTGATTGG AGCCGGTGTGATCGGGTTGAGCACTGCTGTAAGGCTTCAGCAAGAGGGCCATAAAGTAGCAATAGTGGCCAAGGATTTCCCGAGTCCGTTTGAGACCGTTGACAGCAAAGCTTCAATCAACTACACCTCACAATGGGGCGGCGCTCACAACCGTTGGGTCATACCGGCCAACGAGATGGAACAGCGCGATCATGCGATGGCCCTCAGAACGTTCCGGCACATGGAGTCCCAGGTGAAGAGCAATCCTGAAGCCGGTATTACTTTCATGCCTGGTATTGAATACCTCGATGATCCTCCGCCACAATACCAAGCTCTCAGCGAGGAAAAGGCCCAGAGCTTGGGACTGGTAGACTTCCGGCTCCTGAACCCAACCGAATACCCAGATGACAAGGTGAAGTGGGGATGCGAGTACAAGACATGGTGTGTGAACCCCATGGTCTACTGCTCCTTCCTCCTTCGCAAGTTCTCCTGGAATGGCGGCCAAATCTTCCGCAGAGAACTCAGGGATCCCCGTGAGGCGTTCTCACTGAAAGAGTTGCCGAACGTGAGACATGTAGTCAACTGCTCTGGTTTCGGATTTG GTTCTTCAGGTCAAACGTGTGCTGTCGCCAACTTCAGCCCAGCAACCGTGACAAGACAGAATGCTGATGGATCTTGGACATTCTGCGTGCCTCGAAATTTCGATGGCGGCACGATCGTGGGTGGCACAAAGGAACCTGACAATTGGGACACTGAACCGTCGCCAGAAGTGCGGGAAAAGCTCCTCAAACACTTCGCTGCTACATATCCTAAGATCCTTGGGGACGATGGTGAGTTTCGCGTCCTCAAAGATGTCGTAGGCCGACGGCCGACTCGAAAGGGCGGCATGAGGCTAGAAAGAGAAGAGGTGGGAGAGAAGCGCACCATAATCCATGCTTATGGTCTGGGGGGCAGGGGGTTCGAGATGTCCTGGGGTGTAGCTGAGGGT AGCATCGGTGTAGAGATTGAACACCAAATCCAGACAAAGTTGATTCAGAAAACCTCGATCAATGTTTTCTCAATGTACAATACCTATGCATGGTCATCAAGTGCCATGGAAAGCATGGAAATATCAAGGTCAAGCGATATCGGCGA CGAGAGAGCGTTGGAGACGACGGTGCAGCTTCGGCCGGTACCTGCATGGCGTCACCCGCTGCTGC TCGCAAACAGTTCAATCCAAGTCGCAAACATGGCCCAAACTATTCTTCACCTCCGATCCGAAACCAAG CCCTTGGAACACAGGAGCGCCCTCACCCCCACCACTACTCGCAAGCTGGTCGAGGCCGGCTACGAAGTCAGAGTGGAAAGGAGCCCC GTTCGCATCTTTGACGATGCCGAGTTCGAAGCCGCTGGCGCAACCCTTGTGCCCGAATACTCCTGGGAGTCAGCCCCATCGGACGTGATCATCGTCGGTCTCAAGGAGCTTGAGGAGAAGGAGTTCCCTCTCAAGCACGTCCACGTCACATTCCTCCACGTCTACAAG AACCAAGGTGGCTGGGAGAAGACACTCGGCCGTTTCCCCCGTGGCGGCGGCACTCTTCTCGACCTCGAGTTCTTGGCCAACGAGTCCGGTCGCAGAGTCGCAGCCTTCGGTTTCCACGCTGGTTTCTCTGGCGCTGCTCTTGCTCTCGAGAACTGGGCCTGGCAGCTCACCCACCCTGGCGAGCCCTTCCCTGCCGTCGAGGCGTACCCCAATGAGGATGCTCTCATCGTCGATGTCAAGAAGGCCTTGGACGAGGGTATCGCCAAGGCTGGTCGCAAGCCCAGAGTCATTGTGATTGGTGCTCTTGGACGTTGCGGTTCCGGTGCCGTTGAGATGGCCAAGAGAGCCGGTGTTGAGGATATCGTCCGCTGG GATATGGAGGAGACCAAGAACCCCGGCCCTTACAAGGAGATCACGGATGCCGACATTTTCGTCAACTGCATCTACCTCAG CCAACCTATTCCCC CTTTCCTCAACCGCGAGTCTCTGCAGGTCCCCGGTAGAAACCTCAGCGTGATTTGCGATGTTTCTGCTGACACCACCAACCCCCACAACCCGA TCCCCGTCTACACCGTGGCTACCACCTTCGACAAGCCCACCGTCCCCGTCGAGGGATTGGAGAACCCTCCCCTGAGCGTCATCTCCATCGACCACCTTCCGTCTTTGTTGCCAAGGGAGTCT AGCGAGGCCTTCAGCAACGACCTGCTGCCTACCCTCCTGAACCTCAAGGACTGGCGCAACGATTCCGTCTGGGCCCGCGCCGAGAAGCTCTTCCAGGACAAGGTCGCCCTGCTCCCCGCCGAGCTTCAGAAGAGAGAGGCCTAG
- a CDS encoding helix-loop-helix DNA-binding domain-containing protein has product MSSPNKSNSPSAAADAEQPEEKPRLTEAEKKQNHIASEQKRRQAIREGFDRLTELVPGLEGQGRSEGLVLKKTVEFMKEQLRQRQELVERIESSGGEVDEKYKRPLFHQQANSTSNRTR; this is encoded by the exons ATGTCTTCCCCAAATAAGTCCAATTCCCCTTCAGCGGCCGCGGATGCCGAGCAGCCAGAAGAGAAGCCGCGCCTGACCGAGGCTGAGAAGAAGCAGAACCACATCGCATCCG AGCAAAAGCGACGCCAGGCCATCCGCGAGGGTTTCGACCGCCTGACGGAGCTGGTCCCCGGCCTCGAAGGCCAGGGCCGCTCTGAGGGTCTCGTTTTGAAAAAAACTGTGGAGTTTATGAAGGAGCAGCTCAGGCAGCGTCAGGAATTGGTCGAGCGCATCGAGAGTTCTGGAGGCGAGGTTGATGAGAAGTACAAGCG ACCACTGTTCCATCAGCAGGCGAACAGCACATCCAATAGGACGAGGTGA
- a CDS encoding glycosyl hydrolase family 47 produces the protein MVAKFQLRNHSPPTYRVLALLVVFVVLSVLLLRDDTPVQVEEVLSSNEDIAKPTIRKSYDWSTHPQRHPVPLAEMTRLPNGQPLSLPKIQYEFAADRSDSLKKRDIGLDIGLMASRRNEVRDAFKKSWQSYTRHAWGYDELQPLSLRGKNRYNGWGATLVDSLDTLWLMGMYDDFNDAVQYISTIDWNNATETRCNIFETNVRYLGGLLSAYDLSEEQVLLDKAVELANMLYAAFDTPNRFPPYSFSFEELRAGKVLPDPYQSAASIGSMSLEFTRLAQLTGDFKFYDAIERIKKAFNRIQDETLLPGMWPNFINVRDDFQTTNNVFKLGGDGDSLYEYLPKMHVLLGGLDTAYEKMYRGAAKAAKGHLLYRPMTPKKDDILLLGTAIVNEKLRKIDQISELEHLSCFAGGMFAMAGKLFDIPDDVELGDKLARGCAWAYKSFKSGLMPEKSQVVKCDTVEVCEWDEQKWVAQSSQHAPRGFWRVDDAHYNLRPEAIESLFVLYRVTGKADLLDMAWDMFEAVQKATQTDDAHAVVVDVTYSQSRQEDTMESFFFAETLKYFYLIFSDPELMNLDEWVFNTEAHPLKRPTKS, from the coding sequence ATGGTCGCCAAATTTCAGTTGCGAAACCACTCCCCGCCGACCTACCGGGTACTCGCGCTGCTCGTCGTCTTTGTAGTGCTCTCGGTATTACTTTTACGGGATGATACTCCGGTGCAGGTTGAGGAAGTTCTTAGCAGCAACGAAGATATCGCCAAACCTACAATCAGGAAAAGCTATGACTGGTCTACACATCCACAGAGGCATCCAGTCCCTCTGGCTGAGATGACGAGGCTCCCCAACGGCCAACCTCTCTCACTTCCGAAGATACAATATGAGTTCGCCGCAGACCGTTCAGACAGTCTGAAGAAGAGAGACATCGGCCTCGACATCGGCCTCATGGCCTCTCGTCGCAATGAAGTACGGGACGCCTTCAAGAAGAGCTGGCAATCATACACCAGGCACGCTTGGGGTTACGACGAATTGCAACCCCTCTCATTGAGGGGAAAGAATCGCTATAACGGATGGGGTGCCACCCTGGTTGACTCTCTCGACACTCTTTGGCTGATGGGCATGTATGACGACTTCAATGACGCCGTCCAATACATCAGCACGATTGACTGGAACAACGCAACGGAGACGAGATGCAACATTTTCGAGACTAACGTCCGGTACCTCGGTGGACTTCTATCCGCATACGATCTCAGCGAGGAGCAAGTCCTCCTCGACAAGGCCGTTGAGCTCGCCAACATGCTCTATGCGGCATTCGACACGCCGAACCGCTTCCCTCCTTACAGCTTCAGCTTCGAGGAGCTCCGCGCTGGAAAAGTCCTGCCGGACCCCTACCAGAGCGCAGCCTCCATCGGCAGCATGTCTCTCGAGTTCACCAGACTTGCGCAGTTGACCGGCGACTTCAAGTTCTACGACGCCATCGAGCGCATCAAGAAGGCCTTTAACCGAATTCAGGACGAGACGCTACTACCCGGCATGTGGCCCAATTTCATCAACGTTCGCGACGACTTCCAGACGACCAACAACGTCTTCAAGCTCGGCGGAGACGGCGATTCGCTCTACGAGTACCTCCCCAAGATGCACGTCCTCCTCGGCGGCCTGGACACGGCGTACGAGAAGATGTACAGGGGCGCGGCGAAAGCAGCAAAGGGACACCTCCTCTACCGGCCCATGACGCCGAAAAAGGACGACATCCTGCTCCTCGGCACCGCCATCGTCAACGAGAAGCTCCGCAAGATCGACCAAATCTCGGAGCTCGAGCACCTGTCCTGCTTCGCCGGCGGCATGTTCGCCATGGCGGGCAAGCTCTTTGACATACCCGACGACGTCGAGCTCGGCGACAAGCTCGCGCGGGGCTGCGCGTGGGCGTATAAGTCCTTCAAGAGCGGTCTCATGCCCGAAAAGTCCCAGGTCGTGAAGTGCGACACCGTCGAGGTGTGCGAGTGGGACGAGCAGAAGTGGGTGGCGCAGAGCAGCCAGCACGCGCCCAGGGGTTTCTGGCGCGTCGACGATGCTCACTACAACCTGCGTCCCGAGGCCATTGAGAGCCTCTTTGTGCTGTACCGGGTCACCGGCAAGGCGGACCTGCTGGATATGGCATGGGACATGTTTGAGGCCGTCCAAAAAGCTACGCAGACCGACGACGCCCACGCTGTCGTCGTCGATGTGACGTACAGCCAGTCGCGGCAGGAGGATACCATGGAGAGCTTCTTCTTTGCTGAGacgttaaagtacttttaCCTCATCTTCTCCGATCCGGAGCTTATGAACTTGGATGAATGGGTTTTCAACACGGAGGCTCATCCCCTGAAACGGCCGACAAAGTCTTGA
- a CDS encoding aldehyde dehydrogenase: protein MPESEAKKAAKPPLKVELALPVVYQGHGSYTESSKGVRDVQIVMPGSRPKQVDVLQVDSTATSQPFIDPAVFQKWSDRDASSRIRALGGCSGTFLGPVTKHVPLPAAICQTRGALANKVGEIWARVRSGNCGRHLKTPEFLPAAQSRPLWDPIRKTDERRNSRGAKSSDLELQQSHVRSDRYYHTESQLPKSQFSSTSREHRQHNAGYRPGMLLDWARSVVSTLRVPARNRPTMPTPAGSGRLRVSPRVHFPRAGFRALESVALTIGMSKRAWFRYPLSRISARFSYSFQAMSTQTNGDTPAGDYTVPFFLDGEKVIAKKTFDVVSPATGKVIHKCGSATEEDALAAVDSAAKAFKSWKKTTLGQRQEIFLKAAAIMESRKEELARVMSEETGAAAGWSEFILGLGIGCLKDVGGRLLTIQGSLPTTNDPNVSAMVLKEPYGVVLAIAPWNAPYILGARSIAFPIAAGNTAILKASEFSPRTLVEMVSCFHEAGLPKGVLNVIVHEPANAAAITSSLIAHPEVKKINFTGSTGVGRIIAKLAGENLKPVLLELGGKAPAIVWDDANLELAADQCAVGSFLHGGQICMSTERIIVHKKISEQFQSKLSASIEKIFPSQSDAPVLINAVAVEKNKKLVKDAVSKGAALVAGDVDAEQTSKTRLRPIVIKNVTTDMDIYKTESFGPSVALFEVETEEEAIKLANDTEYGLTSAVFTEDLRTGLRFAKEIESGAVHINNMTVHDEPGLPHGGVKSSGFGRFGSSGLDEWRLDTLTLSEWKEGAYFTALSGSDANAVYPSMTYWFPSHLTARLYDNTVTNRTHSGVDRYQPMTIMGKQCHNIGQFNSAVDHRWEATSATTRAATTHTGTLAWRSTPPPRNCNSGVRVRGELLAASLPWVGETEILSCRKVRDMSQRIRQLRTLILNSPGERTFPTQEVKLSMWAESLLVGFVLRCAGSLIPKCVNGSNEDIPNRKVKSDKTIGLNSSRKLSGPLHHKFESHLENLQGRLTFPLPIVSNPAQCFPHGLSDQPSRRWYADKKAAPPPPPSPAAVAEIDLPDHRKLGVQQELFTSSIYSPGSPIFLPNGTRIFNRLVDFLRRQYVHYGFDEVITPNIYKKSLWEVSGHLQNYADDMYTVTSRARAPEEKTSCCSGAHGDQPREGASGEQATRQAEGEDDDYGLKPMNCPGHCLIFASKNRSYRDLPIRYADFSPLHRNEISGALSGLTRVRRFHQDDGHVFCRPIQIQEEVFKTLDFMKTVYGALGLEQFDFALSTRPADHYIGTDAEWARAESQLRQALEQAGLKYTVKEGDGAFYGPKIDVMLHDSHGKSHQAGTIQLDFQLPQRFNLEYQAPAPALEAQGLPLDGADVSAADLETYGPVPPVMIHRAILGSVERLMALLIEEYKGRWPFWLNPRQCVILTINDTEPVMSWASEVKDILTGHDRVRDPANPRQPRPTGFAVEIDASARSLAKKLKEAREKQPGFILVVGKGDVAAKQVTVEATDGPSEGSGAGVSKGARQQMDPLALLEKMQEKVATYQ, encoded by the exons ATGCCCGAATCCGAAGCCAAGAAAGCGGCCAAACCGCCTCTGAAAGTCGAACTTGCACTACCCGTCGTATACCAGGGACACGGCTCGTACACTGAAAGCTCGAAAGGGGTCCGGGACGTCCAAATTGTGATGCCGGGATCACGGCCTAAGCAAG TCGACGTTCTCCAAGTAGACTCAACGGCTACATCGCAACCCTTCATTGATCCGGCTGTCTTTCAAAAATGGAGCGACAG AGATGCTTCATCCCGGATCCGAGCGCTAGGTGGCTGTTCCGGAACCTTTTTAGGCCCGGTAACAAAGCATGTGCCTCTGCCCGCCGCCATCTGTCAAACTCGAGGCGCTCTAGCAAATAAAGTTGGGGAAATATGGGCACGCGTGCGCTCCGGTAACTGTGGCCGGCATCTCAAAACCCCAGAATTCCTCCCCGCGGCTCAATCTCGACCACTCTGGGATCCGATCCG GAAGACTGATGAACGTCGGAATTCACGTGGGGCCAAGTCCTCGGATTTGGAGTTGCAACAGTCCCACGTCCGGTCAGATCGGTATTATCACACAGAG TCCCAACTTCCAAAGTCCCAATTCTCAAGCACTTCCCGCGAACACCGTCAGCATAATGCGGGCTATCGGCCGGGGATGCTGCTCGACTGGGCGAGAAGTGTAGTATCCACCCTCCGGGTCCCTGCCCGGAACCGACCCACCATGCCCACTCCAGCTGGG TCAGGTCGTCTCAGAGTTTCTCCCCGCGTCCACTTTCCGCGTGCGGGGTTCCGGGCACTAGAGAGCGTGGCGTTGACCATCGGCATGTCGAAAAGGGCATGG tTCCGATACCCCTTATCAAGAATCTCGGCTCGATTCTCATACTCTTTTCAAGCCATGTCGACGCAGACAAACGGTGACACCCCAGCTGGGGACTACACTGTTCCCTTCTTCCTGGATGGAGAAAAGGTCATCGCAAAAAAGACCTTTGACGTTGTATCACCCGCTACCGGAAAGGTCATTCACAAGTGCGGCAGCGCAACTGAGGAAGATGCCTTGGCCGCAGTTGATTCCGCGGCCAAAGCCTTCAAAAGCTGGAAGAAGACTACGCTCGGCCAACGTCAGGAGATCTTCCTCAAGGCTGCTGCTATCATGGAGTCTCGGAAAGAGGAACTGGCCCGCGTCATGTCTGAAGAGACGGGTGCTGCTGCAGGCTGGTCAGAGTTCATCTTGGGTCTGGGCATCGGCTGCCTCAAAGACGTCGGCGGACGCCTCCTCACCATCCAGGGCTCTCTCCCAACGACCAATGACCCGAACGTGAGCGCAATGGTCCTCAAGGAACCCTACGGGGTCGTCCTCGCTATTGCCCCTTG GAACGCCCCGTACATCTTGGGAGCAAGGTCAATAGCATTCCCCATCGCCGCTGGCAACACTGCCATTCTCAAGGCCTCAGAATTCTCCCCTCGAACCCTGGTTGAGATGGTCTCTTGCTTCCACGAAGCCGGCTTGCCCAAGGGTGTTTTGAACGTCATTGTTCACGAGCCGGCCAACGCTGCTGCAATTACATCATCGCTCATCGCCCACCCTGAGGTCAAGAAGATCAACTTCACCGGCAGCACAGGCGTCGGCCGCATCATCGCAAAGCTGGCAGGCGAGAACCTGAAGCCAGTACTGTTGGAGCTCGGAGGCAAGGCCCCGGCCATCGTATGGGATGACGCCAACCTCGAGCTGGCCGCAGATCAGTGCGCAGTTGGCTCTTTCCTTCACGGAGGGCAAATCTGCATGAGCACTGAGCGCATCATTGTCCACAAGAAGATTAGCGAGCAGTTCCAGTCGAAGCTGTCGGCCTCGATCGAGAAGATCTTCCCGTCGCAATCCGATGCGCCTGTGCTCATCAACGCGGTGGCTGTTGAGAAGAACAAGAAGCTTGTCAAGGATGCCGTCAGCAAGGGCGCTGCCCTCGTTGCCGGCGACGTTGACGCTGAGCAGACGTCAAAGACAAGACTGCGGCCCATCGTCATCAAGAACGTCACAACCGACATGGACATCTACAAGACGGAGTCTTTCGGCCCTTCCGTAGCGCTCTTTGAGGTAGAgaccgaggaggaggcgatCAAGCTCGCCAACGACACAGAGTACGGCCTGACATCTGCCGTCTTCACAGAGGATCTGCGGACAGGTCTCCGCTTCGCAAAGGAAATTGAGTCGGGCGCCGTCCACATCAACAACATGACGGTCCACGACGAGCCTGGCCTGCCCCACGGCGGAGTCAAGTCGAGCGGGTTTGGCAGGTTCGGCTCCTCTGGTCTGGACGAGTGG CGTCTAGATACCTTGACCCTGTCTGAATGGAAAGAAGGGGCTTATTTCACGGCTCTATCTGGTTCCGATGCAAATGCTGTGTATCCATCAATGACTTATTGGTTTCCCTCGCATCTTACTGCACGATTGTATGACAACACTGTTACGAATAGAACCCAC AGTGGTGTTGATCGTTATCAGCCAATGACGATCATGGGGAAGCAGTGCCAC AATATTGGGCAGTTCAATTCCGCGGTCGATCATAGGTGGGAAGCCACGTCGGCAACGACTAGAGCCGCGACAACACATACGGGAACTTTGGCTTGGCGCAG TACGCCTCCTCCCCGCAATTGCAATTCTGGAGTCAGAGTTCGAGGGGAATTGCTTGCGGCTTCGTTGCCGTGGGTTGGAGAAACGGAGATTTTGTCCTGCCGAAAAGTTCGCGACATGTCACAACGAATACGACAACTGCGCACCTTGATTCTTAACTCCCCGGGTGAG CGCACGTTTCCAACGCAAGAAGTGAAGCTGAGCATGTGGGCCGAGTCTCTCCTCGTGGGCTTTGTGTTGAGATGCGCCGGCAGTCTGATACCCAAGTGTGTAAATGGGAGCAATGAAGACATACCTAATAGAAAGGTCAAAAGCGATAAGACGATTGGGCTGAACAGCAGTC GCAAGCTCTCTGGACCCTTGCATCACAAATTCGAGTCGCATCTCGAGAATCTTCAAGGCCGACTGACATTCCCACTCCCGATTGTCAGCAATCCCGCACAATGCTTCCCGCACGGTCTCTCCGACCAGCCTTCC AGACGATGGTACGCCGACAAGAAAGccgcaccaccaccaccaccatcaccgGCCGCCGTCGCCGAAATTGACCTCCCCGACCACCGCAAGCTGGGTGTTCAGCAGGAGCTCTTCACCTCTTCCATCTACAGCCCCGGTTCCCCGATATTCCTCCCGAACGGCACGCGAATCTTCAACCGACTGGTCGATTTCCTACGACGGCAGTACGTCCACTACGGCTTCGACGAGGTTATCACGCCAAATATCTACAAAAAGTCGCTGTGGGAGGTGTCGGGCCATTTACAAAACTATGCCGACGACATGTACACCGTCACAAGCCGCGCGCGCGCCCCCGAGGAGAAGACGAGCTGCTGCAGCGGTGCTCACGGAGACCAGCCTCGCGAGGGAGCCAGCGGCGAGCAGGCCACCAGGCAAGCCGAGGGCGAGGACGATGACTACGGCCTCAAGCCCATGAACTGCCCGGGCCACTGCCTCATCTTCGCCTCAAAGAACCGCAGCTACCGCGATCTGCCCATCCGCTACGCCGACTTCAGCCCGCTGCACCGCAACGAGATCTCGGGCGCCCTCAGCGGCCTGACGCGCGTGCGCCGCTTCCACCAGGACGACGGCCACGTCTTTTGCCGCCCGATCCAGATCCAAGAAGAAGTGTTCAAGACGCTCGACTTCATGAAGACGGTCTACGGCGCGCTCGGGCTCGAGCAGTTCGACTTTGCCCTCTCGACCAGGCCCGCGGACCACTACATTGGCACCGACGCCGAGTGGGCGCGGGCCGAGTCGCAGCTGCGCCAGGCGCTGGAGCAGGCCGGGTTGAAGTACACCGTCAAGGAAGGCGACGGCGCCTTTTACGGCCCCAAGATTGACGTGATGCTGCACGACTCGCACGGCAAGTCGCACCAGGCCGGCACGATCCAGCTCGACTTCCAGCTGCCGCAGCGCTTCAACCTCGAGTACCAGGCGCCCGCTCCCGCGCTGGAGGCGCAGGGCCTGCCGCTGGACGGCGCCGACGTGTCGGCGGCGGACCTGGAGACGTACGGACCGGTGCCGCCCGTCATGATCCACCGGGCCATCTTGGGGTCCGTCGAGCGCCTGATGGCGCTGCTGATCGAGGAGTACAAGGGCCGGTGGCCGTTCTGGCTGAACCCGCGGCAGTGTGTGATCCTGACCATCAACGACACGGAACCCGTCATGAGCTGGGCGTCCGAGGTCAAGGATATCCTGACGGGCCACGACCGCGTGCGGGACCCGGCGAACCCGCGGCAGCCGCGCCCGACGGGCTTCGCGGTCGAGATCGACGCCAGCGCGCGGTCGCTGGCCAAGAAGCTCAAGGAGGCGAGGGAGAAGCAGCCCGGGTTCATTTTAGTGGTGGGTAAGGGCGACGTTGCGGCCAAGCAGGTGACTGTCGAGGCGACGGACGGCCCTTCAGAAGGCTCGGGTGCGGGCGTCTCGAAGGGAGCTCGGCAGCAGATGGATCCCCTGGCTTTGCTGGAGAAGATGCAGGAAAAGGTGGCGACGTATCAGTAG